AGAACTTCAATTCCTGCGGCCGGTTATGGGAATTCGGTCAACCTTCGACCCGATGGGCCTCGATCTGCGTCCGGCTTTTCTTACGAAGCCTCACCTTTCGATGCCTTCCAGTCCTTCAGCTTTTTATTCAGGGTCCGGTAATACCCCGCGGAGTAAATCTTGGATAGCGTCTTCAGCTTCATCTCCTTGAGTTTGTATTTCCCGGGTTTATCGACGAGCCACTTCCCCTCTTCAGGGAGCATGACCAGGCTGACATGGATGTTCGGCGCCACCCCGATGGGTAGGTTGTTGTCCATGCAAGTTTCATACAGCCGCCGGAAGATTGGAACCATGTCCTCTGTCTTCGGGGGGGCGACATCCGCATAATCGGTTCCGATGAGCGGCCTGAAAACACAAACGGTGGGTATCGCACCGACGGATGTGATCCACTCGATCGCCTTAATGGAGGATTTCGGCTCCTCCAAACCGACGATGATCTCGCCGTTGCTGACCCATGGATCGAAAGAGACGCCACCTTTGCCCATTTTGGCGCAGTATTCCACGGCGTCGAGGTAGCCCTTAAGCCCGTATTCACGGGCTTTGCCCGGGCAGACCTCTTCGAATCGCTTGGGATCCCAGATTTCAAAGCAGAAGGAGACGCGATTCACACCGATCTCCCGCATATGATCAAAGCGGGACATATCGGGATGAGGCGGCGTCTGAATACCGATCAACAACCCGGTCTGCTTCTTAATTTCTACAATGTAGGGTTCGAGGATGTCGAGGAAGGTATGGCCCGAATAGTGTCCTGTATTGAAATCGATATAGGTGATATTCGATTCTTCCCGGGCCGCCCAGATGACCTCCATCACTTCCCTGACCGATTTTTCATCCGCATCGTCGACACCGAGATTGAGACCAACCGAGCAGAATTTGCAATTCGTCTTGGGCTTCTCGGTCCAGTACTCGCAGACTTTGGAAGGATAGATGCCGAGATAGGTGCCCTGAAGAGAACCGATCTTTGTCATCAGCTTGCCGGTTGAGGTTCGCTTGTCATACCAATTGGGGCGGGGCGAAAGGCGGATCGGGGAGATCAGCTCGTTATCCCCATCCCGCCGGATGACATAGGTGTCGTTCTCCCTATAGAGGATATAGGGGGATGATTTGGCGAACGTCTCAGCGACGGGGATATTCGTCCACAAATCACCGGGGAGGACCGCCTCCAGGCCGCTACCGAGGCCGGCGCGGGTTCTCATTATGGAGCGGCCGCCGTCCTTCTCGATGAAACAGGATTCATCCATTCGAATGCCCTTGCAGTAGAGATCGAGTTTCAGTAGTCCAGGATTGTGGCGGACATCGGTTTCCATCGAGTTTCCTCCTACGGCGACGTGTGAGTGGTGGCGGCCTCTACATCTATCATAGCAGTCTTTGTCCCAAATCTAAATATCGGCCGGGGAGAGGGGAGAACCTTGGCGGGATTTCAGGGTAGAAAGGTCGGATCCCGAGGGCCGGGGGCATCCGATCCGATCATGCTCCTTGATTATGATCGGCTTGGTTTTGATGATGAAGGGTTCGAATCCGGAATGAAGCCGGAAACCATTCGGAAGTGGAGAAGGAGGGCAGAAGATGAAGGGGTTCCGTATCCTTGGGTCGGTTGTGCTGTTCCTGGCAATCCTGGGGCTGTTCCTGTGGACATCTTCCGGGGTGAAGGCCGGGGATGAGATCAAAGCAGGTGAAGAGGTCAAAGCGGCTGAAGGGGTCAAAGCGGCTGAAGCGGCCTTCACCTATATCGGGTCTGAGAAGTGCAAGATGTGCCACAAGGGAGAAACAAAGGGCGCGATTTTTGAGAAGTGGCTTGAAACGCCTCACGCCAAGGCTTTTGAGAATCTTCCGGCAGCTTCTCAAAAAGATGAGAAATGTCTGGTTTGTCACACGACCGCGTTTGGAGCCGGCGGCTATGTCGTCGGCGCTGAAGGCGCTGAGGCTTTTGCCGGCGTCGGTTGCGAGGCATGCCATGGTCCGGGAAGTGAATATAAGAGCATGAAGATTATGAAAGATCGTGCCCTGGCCCTCAAGGCCGGCATGATTGTCCCGACGGCAAAAGAATGTGCAGCTTGTCACACGGCTGAGATTCCGAAGGCCTGCTGGGGCGGCGCCGAGGCGGCACCGAAATTCGATTTCGCCGTGGCTTCCAAGGCTATCGCGCATTCGATACCCAAGTAGGTTTTCACTTGAATTCAACAGAATGTTTAATTGGGACGGCGGGGGTTCTGCTTCCGCCGTCTTCAATTTAATTATGAAATGTATCTTGTTTGGCTTGATTCGTTTAGAGCGGCACGGTAGATTAGTTTCCTGACGCCGGGCACCCGAGGGCCTGGAGGCAGGTGCGTCTGGAGGGACATCTCAGGGAATGGAAGCGATTCTGAGTCAGGAGACGCGGAGTAAAAGTAAAAGGAAGGGCCGCCAGGAAGCCGCCCGCATCAATCCCCTTCCCCCGCCGGAGCGCGAGGAGTGGGTTTGCCGTATCTGCGGCTGGCACGCGATACAGGAATCTCAACCCGAGGAGTGTGCTCTTTGCAGCGCGGGCCCGGGAGCCTTCATCCAGGAATACGAGATGGAGGTTTCTCCCGAATCCGAAGTGCAGATTGAGGCCCTCGACGAGGGGCTCTGGAGTCTGAAAAGCGCCTTTGCCTGGGGGCATGCCAGCTATCTGCTTGAAAAGCCGACAGGTCCCATCCTCATCGATTGCCCCGATGTTTTCACCCCCGAGTTGGTTGATTTTTTAAAGACACGCGGCGGCGTTCATCAAATCCTGTACTGCCACCATCATTTTCTGGGGGCGGGGCAGCGCGCGCGCCAGCTCTTCTCGGCGGAGACATTTTTGCACGAAGAGGATAAGCATCCCAAAATCGTGACCGTTCCGGTCGATAATTGGGTTGCGACAGAGGAATCGGCGATCAATGGGCGCGGTGGTGAACCGATTCGAGGCCTGTTGGTGGGCGGGCATACGCCCGGCTCGACCTTCTTTCACTATGACGGGATGCTCTTCACCGGTGACGCCTTCAGCGGTTGGACGGGACCGCTGGAATGGTATTACACCGAGTTGACCGCTGTCCAAAGTGCCCGCAAGAAACTGGCCGATCTTCCCATAAAGGGGATCTACTCTTGCTGCGGGCATCTGACACGCGGCGCATCGCGCCAGATACTCGGGAGCAAATCGCGCTAAGACGACTCTGCGGCAAGGC
This window of the Candidatus Eisenbacteria bacterium genome carries:
- a CDS encoding cytochrome c family protein, which translates into the protein MKGFRILGSVVLFLAILGLFLWTSSGVKAGDEIKAGEEVKAAEGVKAAEAAFTYIGSEKCKMCHKGETKGAIFEKWLETPHAKAFENLPAASQKDEKCLVCHTTAFGAGGYVVGAEGAEAFAGVGCEACHGPGSEYKSMKIMKDRALALKAGMIVPTAKECAACHTAEIPKACWGGAEAAPKFDFAVASKAIAHSIPK